In a single window of the Leptospira sanjuanensis genome:
- a CDS encoding type II toxin-antitoxin system Phd/YefM family antitoxin, with the protein MKEANIRDIQHNFSKILDWVEDGEEVYVLRRKKVVAKITSFHSQEFKKSFVPDFYKRAKTRISSAKGKSLSDLIRSDRDGRA; encoded by the coding sequence ATGAAAGAGGCCAATATCCGGGATATTCAGCATAACTTTTCCAAAATATTGGATTGGGTGGAGGACGGTGAAGAAGTCTACGTTTTGCGCCGAAAGAAAGTGGTCGCAAAAATTACTTCGTTTCATTCGCAAGAGTTTAAAAAAAGTTTCGTTCCCGATTTTTATAAACGCGCTAAGACTCGGATCAGTTCTGCAAAGGGAAAGTCTCTAAGCGATTTAATCCGATCGGACCGGGACGGCCGTGCTTAG
- a CDS encoding AI-2E family transporter, with protein MRDPARKELSEYFIRTSFFLIVAFTVVVSLWGLQLLAVPMVMALLIFYAFNGTINNLESLGVPRILSIAVLMLVISIPIYLFINSVAPPIVSTLNPLLKNWKQDLDEAKFKYLTVTVNLQFNEFPAGWNETIRPDELIKRIAELMHEQVKGFVSYVPTLIGYMIITPLFAFLFLLNGNGMYKNLIALIPNRYFEMALMVTYKINEQLTNYLKSLMIQGAIICGVSGLGFYFIGLPYFYIFGLFLGVANSVPYLGPIMGAIPPLFFALVIGGTGTTELMTSILIVVLIAQIIDNFFIQPIVISGSVSLHPIVVVGAVTVGGAALGLVGMLIAVPMAAILKVTIQTLYSGMKDHNLL; from the coding sequence ATGCGTGATCCCGCAAGAAAAGAACTCTCCGAATATTTCATCCGGACGAGTTTCTTTCTCATCGTAGCCTTTACCGTAGTCGTGTCGCTTTGGGGACTGCAGCTTCTTGCGGTTCCGATGGTCATGGCTTTATTGATCTTTTATGCGTTCAACGGAACGATCAACAATTTGGAAAGTTTGGGCGTCCCGAGAATTCTTTCGATCGCGGTATTGATGTTAGTCATCAGCATTCCGATTTATCTCTTCATCAACTCGGTCGCACCTCCGATCGTTTCCACGTTGAATCCTCTTTTGAAAAACTGGAAACAGGATCTGGACGAAGCGAAGTTCAAATACTTAACCGTGACCGTCAATCTTCAATTCAACGAATTTCCGGCGGGATGGAACGAAACGATCCGTCCCGACGAACTCATCAAACGGATCGCGGAGCTGATGCACGAACAAGTCAAGGGTTTCGTGTCCTACGTTCCGACTTTGATCGGTTATATGATCATCACCCCCCTATTCGCGTTTTTATTTTTGTTAAACGGAAACGGGATGTATAAGAATTTGATCGCTCTGATTCCGAACCGTTATTTCGAGATGGCCTTGATGGTAACGTATAAAATCAACGAACAGTTGACCAACTATTTGAAAAGCCTCATGATTCAAGGAGCGATCATCTGCGGAGTTTCCGGACTCGGTTTCTATTTTATCGGTCTTCCGTATTTTTACATTTTCGGTTTATTTTTGGGAGTGGCGAACTCGGTTCCGTATCTCGGACCGATCATGGGAGCGATTCCTCCTTTGTTCTTCGCGCTCGTCATCGGAGGAACCGGAACGACGGAGCTGATGACTTCGATTTTAATCGTGGTTTTGATCGCGCAGATCATCGATAACTTCTTTATCCAGCCGATTGTGATTTCGGGTTCGGTTTCCTTACATCCGATCGTAGTGGTCGGCGCGGTCACGGTAGGCGGCGCCGCTTTGGGGCTTGTGGGAATGCTGATCGCGGTTCCGATGGCGGCGATTTTGAAAGTGACGATTCAGACCTTATACAGCGGAATGAAGGACCACAACCTTCTTTAA
- a CDS encoding WG repeat-containing protein has protein sequence MNRKFRRLILLTILFHFQLNCKNRPATSFEENGVYGFKDKNGKVVIAPQYLNATDFDENGVAFVAGEKGWSCINSDNKILLNSFIFDNGPDYLSEGLARFVENKKIGFHDPGCKKTIQAEYDFAYPFENGFSIVCNGCRSVKTDEHSMIQGGNYGIINKKGEVVVPIEYDAVSLDENKVAHTIKGTLKKEIPVQ, from the coding sequence ATGAATCGAAAGTTTCGGAGACTTATCTTATTGACGATTCTTTTTCATTTTCAGTTGAATTGCAAAAATCGACCTGCGACATCGTTCGAAGAAAATGGGGTTTACGGCTTTAAAGATAAAAATGGGAAGGTAGTCATCGCGCCTCAATATTTGAATGCGACCGACTTCGATGAAAACGGTGTTGCGTTCGTGGCCGGAGAAAAAGGATGGAGTTGTATAAATTCGGACAATAAGATTCTATTAAATTCTTTTATTTTTGACAACGGACCCGACTACCTTTCGGAAGGACTGGCGAGATTCGTAGAAAACAAAAAAATCGGATTCCACGACCCAGGTTGTAAAAAAACGATTCAAGCTGAATACGATTTCGCGTATCCTTTTGAAAACGGATTTTCGATTGTCTGCAACGGATGCAGATCCGTAAAAACGGACGAACATTCCATGATACAAGGCGGAAATTACGGAATCATAAACAAAAAAGGAGAAGTGGTCGTCCCTATAGAATACGACGCGGTATCCTTGGATGAGAACAAGGTAGCTCATACAATCAAGGGAACCCTTAAAAAAGAAATTCCCGTTCAATAA
- a CDS encoding LA_1326/LA_4305 family lipoprotein, with product MKLTFKFFSLFLVFLFVQCSWVQERSFFFWTRNQNLLYNSEEVAYFKISPSKVDQFDEFVAPGAFSHPTQLTPEQWKDLLGNLKYVKKSSLGFFTDHVFSDGELEIIARDLPYVLKSLPENKILVLITKYDDIQSVISNEELTSALIWGEKDKINLVFGKIKREIVDKAVGLDFALWTDIKQIHLTHVSDGTEIGDNGTVQFQLVRNIPNRKWVVFDTAHLDQYKFKPRKRNEIRRLTDENDRPGG from the coding sequence ATGAAACTAACATTCAAATTTTTCAGTTTATTCCTCGTCTTTCTTTTCGTTCAGTGTTCCTGGGTCCAGGAGCGAAGCTTCTTCTTCTGGACCAGAAATCAAAACCTGCTCTACAATTCGGAAGAAGTCGCGTATTTTAAGATTAGTCCGTCCAAAGTGGATCAATTCGACGAATTTGTAGCTCCCGGCGCTTTCTCACATCCTACGCAGCTCACTCCCGAACAGTGGAAAGACTTGCTCGGAAATCTCAAATACGTCAAAAAATCCTCGCTCGGTTTTTTTACCGATCACGTTTTTTCGGATGGAGAGTTGGAAATCATTGCGAGAGATCTTCCCTACGTTCTCAAGTCTCTTCCCGAAAATAAGATTCTCGTTTTGATTACCAAATACGACGACATCCAATCCGTTATCTCCAACGAAGAACTGACTTCCGCGCTGATTTGGGGGGAGAAGGACAAGATCAATCTGGTTTTCGGCAAGATCAAACGCGAAATCGTAGATAAGGCCGTCGGGCTGGATTTTGCTCTTTGGACGGACATCAAACAGATTCACCTAACACACGTATCCGACGGAACGGAGATCGGCGACAACGGAACCGTGCAGTTCCAATTGGTACGCAATATTCCGAACCGTAAGTGGGTCGTCTTCGATACCGCGCATTTGGATCAGTACAAGTTCAAACCGAGAAAACGAAACGAGATCCGCAGACTCACGGACGAAAACGACCGTCCCGGCGGCTAA
- a CDS encoding cyclic nucleotide-binding domain-containing protein produces the protein MKALDLPIWRKLFNRKEANNKEIIHFLRETSVFGRMKKRTLIEIARMVHVREYQEGETIFRQGEVGAGFYLVYDGSVVIRSVRDGIELDLAHLDQHAFFGELSLFTEERRTASAIALEQTTLLGFFQPDLKEIIETKPRIGIEILMSLSTVIVERLHRTNGLLEKAYFRGKQKNA, from the coding sequence TTGAAAGCGCTCGACCTGCCCATCTGGAGAAAATTGTTCAATCGCAAAGAGGCGAACAACAAGGAAATCATTCATTTTCTAAGGGAAACTTCCGTCTTCGGCAGAATGAAAAAAAGAACCCTGATCGAAATCGCAAGGATGGTGCACGTTCGGGAATATCAGGAAGGGGAGACGATCTTTCGTCAGGGAGAAGTCGGAGCGGGATTTTATCTCGTCTACGACGGCTCCGTCGTGATCCGTTCCGTGCGCGACGGAATCGAACTCGATCTCGCACATCTCGATCAGCACGCGTTCTTCGGCGAACTTTCCCTCTTTACGGAGGAACGAAGAACCGCGAGCGCGATCGCTCTCGAACAAACGACGTTGCTCGGATTTTTTCAACCCGATCTCAAAGAGATCATCGAAACCAAACCGAGGATCGGAATCGAAATTCTCATGAGCCTTTCCACGGTAATCGTGGAACGACTTCATAGAACCAACGGATTGTTGGAAAAGGCTTACTTCCGAGGAAAACAAAAGAATGCGTGA
- a CDS encoding type II toxin-antitoxin system VapC family toxin → MDYLDTGVLVKLYFPEINSEQVSRFFERKGTSIPITNLHILEWENAINLKLFRKEINTKEVALLRKDFESDLSEGVLELKIVSGSESLKIAAELSRKHTHKLGVRSLDILHVAQAISLKVKEFYSLDMKQIALAKAARLKVVKPLA, encoded by the coding sequence GTGGACTACCTCGACACGGGCGTATTGGTAAAACTTTACTTTCCCGAAATCAATTCCGAGCAGGTTTCTAGATTTTTTGAAAGAAAAGGAACTTCGATTCCTATTACGAATTTACATATTCTGGAATGGGAAAACGCAATTAATCTCAAGTTGTTCCGTAAAGAAATCAACACAAAAGAAGTGGCGCTTTTACGAAAAGATTTCGAGAGCGATCTTTCGGAAGGAGTTTTAGAACTCAAAATCGTTTCGGGATCGGAGTCTCTGAAAATCGCCGCGGAACTTTCGAGAAAGCACACTCACAAGTTAGGAGTTCGTTCATTAGATATTTTGCACGTAGCTCAGGCGATTTCTTTAAAAGTGAAAGAATTTTATTCTTTAGATATGAAGCAGATCGCTTTGGCAAAGGCCGCTCGTTTGAAAGTGGTAAAACCCTTGGCTTAA
- a CDS encoding amidase: MPQSFKEYTYYDAIGLAELVRKKSVHPSELVESAIERIESVNPGLNAVITKFYDEAKKNAKSKLPDGPFKGLPILVKDIVHSIAGAPLTSGSKSFRNYISPVDSEFVKRLRTAGTIFLGQTNVPEFALMGITEPKFHGPTRNPWNLERTPGGSSGGSAAAVAAGMVPVATASDGGGSIRIPAAYCGLFGLKPTRGRTPVGPYFGRFWQGASVDHVLSRTVRDSAAFLDALGGIENAGAFSFDSPKTGYMAEIKKPPGKLRIAFSTQSPIGTPVHPDCVESVVHTAKLLHSLGHKVEEKDAPVDGKAIGRAFITMYFGEMAAQMKNLEPILGRKARMGDVESVTWILALLGKTVSAGEFVLNLQEWDKAALAMETFHETYDVYLTPTTAMPPAKIGELEPKLGEKIAMQVVGRLGLGRMLLASGLVDELVETSLSRTPFTQLANLTGQPSVSLPIGQTSDQLPLGLQFTAARRREDILFRLSAQLEKAVPWSKHK, from the coding sequence ATGCCACAATCCTTTAAAGAATATACGTATTATGACGCTATCGGTCTTGCCGAATTGGTTCGAAAAAAATCCGTTCATCCGAGCGAACTCGTCGAATCGGCGATCGAACGGATCGAATCCGTAAATCCCGGACTCAATGCGGTTATCACCAAGTTTTATGACGAAGCGAAGAAGAACGCGAAATCAAAGCTTCCGGACGGTCCGTTCAAAGGTCTTCCGATTCTCGTCAAAGACATCGTTCATTCGATCGCGGGCGCGCCTCTTACATCCGGCTCCAAATCGTTTCGAAATTATATTTCTCCTGTAGATTCCGAATTCGTAAAACGACTGCGGACAGCGGGAACGATCTTTCTCGGTCAGACAAACGTTCCCGAATTCGCACTCATGGGTATTACGGAACCGAAGTTTCACGGTCCTACTAGAAATCCTTGGAACTTGGAAAGAACTCCGGGAGGTTCTTCCGGAGGTTCCGCCGCCGCAGTTGCCGCAGGAATGGTTCCCGTTGCGACCGCTTCTGACGGAGGCGGTTCGATCCGAATCCCCGCCGCCTATTGCGGGTTATTCGGTTTAAAACCGACTCGGGGAAGAACTCCCGTCGGTCCGTATTTCGGAAGATTTTGGCAGGGAGCTTCGGTGGATCACGTTCTTTCGAGAACGGTCCGAGACAGCGCGGCATTTCTGGACGCGTTAGGCGGAATCGAGAACGCGGGCGCGTTCTCCTTTGATTCGCCTAAGACCGGTTATATGGCGGAGATCAAAAAACCTCCCGGCAAACTGCGGATCGCATTCTCCACTCAATCTCCGATCGGAACTCCGGTTCATCCCGATTGTGTGGAATCGGTGGTTCATACGGCGAAACTTTTGCATTCTCTCGGTCATAAGGTCGAGGAAAAAGACGCACCCGTGGACGGTAAGGCGATCGGTCGCGCGTTTATCACGATGTATTTCGGTGAGATGGCGGCTCAGATGAAAAACCTAGAACCGATCCTCGGAAGAAAAGCGAGAATGGGAGACGTCGAGTCGGTCACTTGGATTTTGGCCTTACTCGGTAAAACGGTTTCTGCCGGAGAATTCGTCCTCAATTTGCAGGAATGGGACAAGGCGGCTCTCGCGATGGAAACGTTTCACGAAACCTACGACGTATATCTCACTCCTACGACCGCGATGCCTCCCGCAAAGATCGGTGAACTGGAACCCAAACTCGGAGAAAAGATCGCGATGCAAGTCGTGGGTCGTCTCGGCTTGGGAAGAATGTTACTCGCTTCCGGTCTTGTGGACGAGCTCGTGGAAACGAGTCTTTCCAGAACTCCGTTTACACAGCTCGCCAATCTTACGGGACAACCTTCGGTTTCACTTCCGATCGGTCAGACGAGCGATCAACTTCCGTTAGGTTTACAGTTTACCGCCGCGAGAAGAAGGGAAGATATCCTCTTTCGTCTCAGCGCTCAATTGGAAAAGGCCGTTCCTTGGTCGAAGCATAAATAG
- a CDS encoding carbon-nitrogen hydrolase family protein: MASAKVTLFQKQIHKPVLNDQKSKLSKEKSDFLLLPEYFPFYDSSAAPEKLSEYAKRYSDELLQISEYYKGVIIGGSMFRKDEGGKPKISIPIVQNVVVVDWYDKRELFPEESAAVAGDGETIFIMGGFRFGIVAGKEIFNEARFEELKSQNVNLLFHIDSVLESDSTHAQDLERYAKLSSRHGIFIARVSGVGSALGRNGVGRSLLSTSSGVNWKVAESEKDKEVIKTVTINGVNGLF, encoded by the coding sequence TTGGCATCCGCAAAGGTTACGCTTTTTCAAAAACAGATTCATAAACCCGTTTTGAACGATCAGAAATCCAAACTCTCCAAGGAGAAGTCGGACTTTCTTCTTTTACCGGAATATTTTCCCTTTTACGATTCTTCGGCGGCTCCGGAAAAACTTTCCGAATACGCGAAACGTTATTCGGACGAGTTGTTACAGATTTCCGAATATTATAAAGGTGTAATTATCGGCGGTTCTATGTTCCGCAAGGACGAAGGCGGAAAACCGAAGATCAGCATCCCGATCGTTCAAAACGTGGTCGTGGTGGATTGGTACGACAAACGGGAGCTTTTTCCGGAAGAATCGGCGGCGGTCGCGGGGGATGGGGAAACGATCTTTATCATGGGAGGTTTTCGTTTCGGGATCGTAGCCGGAAAGGAAATCTTCAACGAGGCCCGTTTCGAAGAACTGAAATCGCAAAACGTAAATCTTCTGTTTCATATCGATTCCGTTTTGGAATCGGATTCCACACACGCGCAAGACCTGGAACGTTATGCGAAACTATCTTCGCGTCACGGAATCTTTATCGCGAGAGTGAGCGGAGTCGGTTCCGCGCTTGGTCGTAACGGCGTGGGTAGAAGTCTTTTGTCCACTTCATCGGGTGTAAACTGGAAGGTCGCCGAATCCGAAAAAGATAAGGAAGTCATCAAAACGGTTACGATCAACGGCGTGAACGGTTTGTTCTGA
- a CDS encoding ABC1 kinase family protein: protein MLVSTGNAEPQETQSYKRHSSAWRFWNASSFVWKKIWAIFWFFKLGRILFPSFRDPAVQEKFFRALGEDSRNFFLSMGGVYIKLGQYLGNLSHIFPDSFTESLQDLQDRVPPHPFSEIEERFRSEFGKEITKVFPDIQSSPEASASTAQVHVASIGGQKVAVKVLYPGIETLIANDLKNIRSFLKRINRYLFRFEYKKIHDEITHLVTRETDLQLEADSYDRMRQLFAEEPDYVFPKVIRQFSGKSVLVTEFIEGVKITRAIPVLKGQAKSRPVELLVRAYVLMIFQYRFYHADPHPGNLIYTPDEKLCFIDFGAVGEIGTGGVFALKKIFLSAIAKDYYGVVSGLEDIGALSASADRDKLEEVVRYSLEKLGRFVADTDYFRNLSLDQIHTREDRLFLKEINSSLKEIFRMIQIPENFIFLERVLGLLVGITAILDPYRTVLDYGEKPFRNVAAGKEGGLESLLLNEDKNLLGNTLSIPGEFYKVLQNINRGRQGIQLREVERHTRKMYVLGHQILYSGFLIAGIHFGNYYLEKGMEIQSWSAFGTSGFFGLILLYSFWKNKLKKKGTSS from the coding sequence ATGCTCGTGTCAACCGGAAACGCCGAACCTCAGGAAACCCAATCCTACAAACGGCATAGCAGCGCCTGGAGATTTTGGAACGCGAGTTCCTTCGTCTGGAAAAAGATCTGGGCTATATTCTGGTTTTTTAAATTAGGAAGGATTCTTTTCCCTTCCTTTCGAGACCCCGCCGTTCAGGAAAAATTTTTCCGCGCGTTGGGAGAAGATTCCCGAAACTTCTTTTTATCGATGGGCGGAGTGTATATCAAACTCGGTCAGTATCTCGGAAATCTTTCCCATATTTTTCCCGATTCGTTCACCGAGTCTCTGCAGGACTTACAGGATCGGGTTCCTCCGCATCCGTTCTCCGAAATCGAAGAACGGTTTCGTTCCGAGTTCGGAAAAGAAATCACGAAAGTGTTTCCGGACATTCAGAGTTCTCCCGAAGCGAGCGCGTCCACGGCTCAGGTCCATGTCGCTTCCATCGGCGGACAAAAAGTCGCCGTCAAGGTTTTGTATCCTGGAATCGAAACTCTCATCGCAAACGATCTGAAAAATATCCGCTCCTTCTTAAAAAGAATCAACCGCTATCTTTTCCGTTTCGAATACAAGAAGATCCACGACGAGATCACTCATCTCGTGACGAGAGAAACCGATCTGCAACTCGAAGCGGATTCGTATGATCGGATGAGACAACTCTTTGCCGAAGAACCCGATTACGTTTTTCCGAAAGTCATCCGTCAATTTTCGGGCAAGAGCGTTCTCGTCACCGAGTTCATCGAGGGAGTAAAAATCACGCGAGCGATCCCCGTGTTAAAAGGACAGGCCAAGTCGAGACCGGTGGAACTTCTCGTGCGCGCGTACGTTCTGATGATCTTTCAATATCGTTTTTATCACGCGGACCCTCATCCCGGAAATCTCATTTATACTCCCGATGAAAAACTCTGCTTTATCGACTTCGGCGCGGTGGGCGAAATCGGAACGGGAGGCGTGTTCGCATTAAAAAAGATTTTTCTTTCGGCGATCGCAAAGGACTACTACGGAGTCGTTTCGGGTCTCGAAGACATAGGCGCGTTATCCGCCTCGGCGGATCGCGACAAACTCGAGGAAGTCGTTCGCTATTCTCTGGAAAAATTAGGCCGTTTTGTGGCGGACACGGATTACTTCCGCAATCTTTCCCTGGATCAGATTCATACGCGGGAAGACCGTCTCTTTCTAAAAGAGATCAACTCCAGCCTCAAGGAAATTTTTAGAATGATCCAGATTCCGGAAAATTTCATTTTCCTGGAACGGGTTCTGGGTTTACTGGTAGGGATTACCGCGATCCTGGACCCCTATAGAACCGTTTTAGACTACGGAGAAAAACCGTTCCGGAACGTCGCCGCCGGAAAAGAAGGCGGACTGGAGTCTCTTTTGTTAAACGAAGATAAGAATCTATTGGGAAACACACTTTCCATTCCGGGAGAATTTTATAAAGTACTCCAGAACATCAATCGGGGCAGACAGGGAATCCAGCTCCGGGAAGTGGAACGCCACACTCGGAAGATGTATGTTCTCGGACATCAGATTTTGTATTCCGGATTCTTGATTGCGGGAATTCATTTCGGAAATTATTATCTCGAAAAAGGAATGGAAATCCAAAGTTGGAGCGCCTTCGGAACCTCCGGATTTTTCGGACTTATACTTTTATATTCATTTTGGAAAAACAAACTTAAAAAGAAAGGAACCTCTTCGTGA
- a CDS encoding YcxB family protein, whose amino-acid sequence MKLSFPLNEQDIINFNVYHFRNSKFTQRRLLLLRWLIPIWAIAVFFFLNREHLDLISILWNSPLFAIGILWFLFADKIYYWRLKNNVKNLLKEGRNNGMIGVQNLELTDDAILTENDSGSFRYSLEKIHRCEEGDGYLFLYVTSLSALIIPTNVFQNSDKDVFLQKVRNSSTNS is encoded by the coding sequence ATGAAACTTTCTTTCCCGTTAAACGAGCAGGATATTATCAATTTCAACGTTTATCATTTTCGAAATTCGAAGTTTACACAAAGAAGGCTTTTGCTTTTGCGCTGGCTGATTCCTATATGGGCGATCGCTGTTTTTTTCTTTCTTAACCGGGAACATTTGGATCTCATTTCGATCCTATGGAATTCTCCTTTGTTTGCGATCGGAATCCTTTGGTTTCTTTTTGCGGACAAAATCTACTATTGGCGATTGAAGAATAACGTAAAAAATCTTTTAAAAGAAGGTCGTAACAACGGGATGATCGGAGTTCAAAACTTGGAACTCACCGACGACGCGATCCTTACGGAAAACGATTCGGGATCGTTTCGTTATTCTCTCGAAAAGATTCATCGTTGTGAAGAAGGTGACGGTTATTTGTTTTTATACGTGACTTCGTTATCGGCGTTGATCATTCCAACGAATGTCTTTCAGAATTCTGACAAGGACGTCTTCTTGCAAAAGGTGCGAAACTCTTCCACAAATTCCTGA
- a CDS encoding lipoprotein signal peptidase, with product MKYFEKRFLDVYRPLYLGVIFIGIVLDLVTKFVVILYFQPHRYLEVMGSFFRITLTFNTGFVFGAFQDNAIPSLVATGVAIVFLIGYRWKNFDLGNPWGWNLVMAGAFGNFLDKFFVKIPGTGFRFGFQPNLGEYIGVVDFLDFDWPDFLLFSRWPAFNVADSCVTIGLTILIFTMKLEEEK from the coding sequence GTGAAGTATTTTGAAAAAAGATTTTTAGACGTCTACCGCCCTCTTTATCTAGGAGTCATCTTTATCGGAATCGTATTGGATCTTGTGACGAAGTTCGTCGTCATTCTTTACTTTCAGCCTCATCGTTATCTGGAAGTAATGGGCAGCTTCTTCCGGATTACTCTGACTTTCAACACAGGATTCGTATTCGGCGCGTTTCAGGACAACGCGATTCCTTCTCTCGTTGCGACCGGAGTCGCGATCGTGTTTCTCATCGGATACAGATGGAAGAATTTCGATCTCGGAAATCCCTGGGGATGGAACCTCGTGATGGCCGGAGCCTTCGGAAACTTCCTCGATAAATTCTTCGTAAAAATTCCGGGCACGGGATTCCGTTTCGGATTTCAACCCAACCTCGGAGAATACATCGGAGTCGTGGACTTTCTCGACTTCGACTGGCCCGACTTCCTTTTATTTTCCAGATGGCCCGCGTTCAACGTGGCCGATTCCTGCGTGACGATCGGATTGACGATTCTCATCTTCACGATGAAGCTGGAAGAGGAGAAATAA
- a CDS encoding STAS domain-containing protein has protein sequence MIIRSEIRENHIVLSVLEDILMDNSRDFYYEFEESVKTGNPEIISFFLGKVKFIDSSGIGIIIKVRNQIREKNGTVNIFGLNKSLNSVFRLSGLDKIVNLYTNDEFLNKYPVFQEFVDQNSK, from the coding sequence ATGATAATCCGCAGCGAGATACGGGAGAACCACATCGTTCTTAGCGTTCTTGAAGATATTCTTATGGATAATTCGCGGGATTTCTACTACGAATTCGAAGAATCCGTAAAAACCGGAAATCCGGAAATCATCAGTTTTTTTCTAGGAAAGGTCAAATTCATTGACTCTTCCGGAATCGGCATCATCATCAAAGTTAGAAATCAAATCCGCGAAAAAAACGGAACCGTCAATATTTTCGGCCTCAATAAATCCCTAAACTCGGTGTTTCGACTATCGGGACTGGATAAAATTGTGAACCTTTATACCAATGATGAGTTTCTAAACAAGTATCCGGTTTTTCAAGAGTTCGTAGATCAAAATTCCAAATGA